The genomic region GTGAATGGTACAGCTAAGATTTGAATTTGAATCTGTTTGTAAAGCCTGATTTGTCCAAAGAAGCAAGGAGTACACAGGTCTTTCCTCCTTTCATTGTTAATCTAGAAAGTAGTTTTAattgaaggaatgaaagaaagaaaaagtgtgggTTAAGGAAAGGCACATTTAAATTATATGGTAAAGATAAAGATGGCATTTGAAGAAAGCATTCAGGACTTTGTGTCAGTCTGTATATAAGATGGACACCATCACTCCTTCCTCCCTGTACATGCAGGCCCTTCCCTCATTGAAAGGTAGAgccttttctttcatcttcttgaGTCTAGGCTCGCCTGTCACTAACTGACCCAAAAGACAATGGTAGAAGTGACACTGCATGACTTTTGAGGATCAttaaaatgctatgaaaaaagacttaaaattttgCTAATGCAATCCAATAGGAATAGTTACTAACATAACTCATTTATTAAGCTCTTCTATATTGTTCCCTTTATTCTGGTCCATTCCAtctcttctatttatttaccTCTTCAAAAAGCATTAACAACAACTTATTTGTGAGACATGATAGGAAATGTAGTGGAAAATaactatttgttaaaataatttgccTTTCTGAGTATTAATggtctaaaaaatattaaaattagttttcttaAAGAAAGGTGTATTTCTTTTAACAATGAGTAATAATGactgaatcttttaaaaaatttcagcctagaacaaaaaggaatttacaacataattaataaatagccaagtatttttttctattatgtggCTATTTTCTCAAGTATAGTCCTTAGGAAAATAATCAGTGAGAGTGAACAAGATTTATGTATCCAGGACACTGACTGTGGCCATGCAATTATTCATAATTACAAACTGCTGTAAATAAGTAATTGTCCAATAATCATGTAAtgtttaaatcataaaaatttatgataaaatattaggCAGCCATTAAACTGACTAATATTTAGGGTTATCTACTATGTGGGAAGTGTTCACAatacaaaaagtgaaaaaagtagaattcaaaattatatgtaaatatataggtACAGTTACTTCCCaaatacacaaaggaaaagaccagaaagaaagaaatgcattgaAGTGTACATCATGGTTATTATTGCTTGGAAATGAGGATGTAGatgatttgaattttattcttgaCTTGTTTGGATTTTCCAAATCTGCACAATAagcatctgaaattatttttaaagttattattttaaagaaagcctccatattgtatgtatgtactatTGTAAGCATATTCTGCTTAACCAAACATTTACTGGAGGCCCATTATGCATAAAGCAATGTGATTAGTGGTGAGAGATGAGTGGTAGAAATGATTTATATGAGAACAAGATAGGGTTCCAGCTCCAGATGTGTTAAAATCTTGTGGCAGAGACAGATCTTTTACAAAAAACAAATGCCAGGTAATGATAATGTTATGTTCAAGTGTTTGGGGAGTATATTTTACATCTCATTATAGCTCTTGTTAAGTTGGCTATAATAATTTTTCCATAATTTCCACTTGTCTGAATATTCAATATAGTACTTGGCATATATTAggcccttaataaatatttgtagaaggagagatgaaagaaagaagggctaagaaggaaaaaagaaggtaagaaaaGACAGAGGAGTTGTTTTGAATTTGGCATATTGTGCAACAATTAACAAGTaaaggatgttttaaaataaagtaattgtCATATAAGACAAAGTTccaaaataataactttttttaattaaaatacatttgaaaataaaaatatatttaacagtttttttcAGTCAAGTTGAGTAGGATGGTAATAAAATTGACAGAATAGCTCCATGAATGAAGCAAATAAGTCTTTTCATAtgatttaataaattatgaaagCCTGGGACAGATAATTTTTCTAAATCCTTATAAACCCAAagatttttatgaatatattattgtaaaaatattctgaaaaattaatTATGTGATTTGCTTTTACagattaaataaaatccaaagatttttatgaatatattattgtaaaaatattctgaaaaattaatGATGTGATTTACCTTTTAAGACagattaaatatgattttcaaccataataaaagtgaaaatgagaTTTATGGTTATTTTATTAGTATAATGCTCACTTAtagagaaatacacatttttttacattatatacTGAATACTGGCTATAATTATCTTCCTGTCTATATTTAGGAGTGAAttacattaatattatattaatataatcaaTACCTTTGTTTTTAAGGCCTCTTAATAATGAtcatatttttgccattttttgcctttttttaaaaatcaggaagtaAATTCTCTCTTTAAAGGCTATAGCTAATTTACATTAGATATCTTTGAAAATAGATTAATAAGAGATAAATATCTCATAGATGACAATGTGTGATAGTAGCTAGTGTGTGAATATTATACAGATGCCTCTCATTTAGCAGAAATCTATATTAACTTTATACTTAGCTGTAATGATTCAGTATCAGATGGGAAGGAATCTGGAAAGTCCTCCTTGGACCCTCCTCACCACACACAGTGCCATTATATAGagtcactaaaataaatattttatttgaaaataggtaATTTAGAAAAATGGACACAGTCTCCTCATTTCTTCTAGGTGAGGACTGCTGAGCAAATGACAAAGCACAAAGGCCCCTGGCAGAAGCCATGTTCTCATGAATTTAATTTACTCTTAATCAAGGGCCCTAAGGATTGCTATTAGATTGCTATCAGATTAACTCATTCTGTTGACCTAATGTTCAGTtagaaaattttcttctcttgagAAGACATTGACTTTTAaagctgaaaaacaaataaaatatatgtctcTTTGTAACCTCTCAAGCTGTTATTGTTAGGCTGGGGACATGAAACAAGGAACTACGACTTCATGTGATAGTTAAACAATGTTATAGAAccttggaatttttaaattaacagcaGTCTCTAGTCCAACCAtgttatttttcagatgaggaaggtGAACTTGAAACTGGAAAactcctcaaaaacaaaacaaaacaaaaacaaaaaacaaaaaaacaaaagagtccccctgctttgggggaaaaagtGTTGAAACAGGATTTGGCTTCAGTCTTGTCAGCCAGTGGAGTGATAGTTCCTGTTCAAAGCAAATTGTAACAAACAAATGTGGTAATAAATAGGAAATTGTATACTGACTTCTTGTGAAATCATTACCTATTCTCCTTGTAGAAAACAACTGGTGGAGCCGACCAGTTCTTGTCATGGGATTGTCCAACCCGTATtgaagaaaaattctttaaaaatcctcTTAAGACTGCAGCTGGCTCCCCATGCCAACCAATTGTTCTGGCCCTGTCTCACCTAGAAAGCATCACTTTCTCTGCCTGAATCTGACATCTACTAATTTAACAAAAAACCCTATTGTTACATGCTATTTTTTACAGTTTATATAGATTCTCATTGTTTTTACTTAATTTGATTTTGGGGactttcttgtaattttttttcatacagaggttttcaattagcaataatcgtaCCTCGAGTGACAATTAAACTTGTTGggatttaaaacattaaacaggTCTTACAttgtttaaaactaaaataaaaaaaattgataccaAGTATGCCATGGTATCTTAaattggttctatttttaatcccATAAATATTGCTTGGTGACAAATGCCTCTTACTTCTAAACACATACAGGACCATGCTGCAGAAAAAGACAACCATTCATGGAAAAAAGTCCTGAACATGCCTTTCTAATCAAGTAAGGATGAGATTTAGCTACTGTCTAAAAGATTAGATTAATGCAgagaaataaattcaataaatcaGGCCACAAACAGTAAAttagaaaaaacttaaaagagttacttatttattttggggggaggggcagagggaaagaatctcaagcagactctccactgagcactgaaactgacacagggcttgatttcaggatcctgagatcatgatctgagccaaaaacaagagttggacaattaactgactgagccacccaggtgcccctgggatatttttaatttttaccatgtAGTTTAATTACATGTAATAAACCATTCAGTACAAAGGACCATTTTGCACAGACCCAATTTAAAAgccaatatataaataataacaaaacttttcattaaaaagtaataGTTTAATCCTCTTAACAAaatgggtttagagggaatatacctcaatataacaaaggccataaatgaaaaacccacagctaacaccatactcgatggtgaaaaactaaaagctttacCTCTAAGATAAGAACAAGATAATGATGTCTaatctcaccacttttattcaacgtggtactggaagtcctagccatagcaatcagacaacaaaaagaaataaaatgcatccatattcatgaagaagttaaactgtcactatttgtagattACATAATACTATTCATAAAActctgaagactccaccaaaaaactattagaataaatgaattcagtaaagttgcaagatacataATTATACCcagaaatctgttgaatttctatacactaataatgaaatagccgaaagagaaaataagaaaacaatcccatttacattgcacccaaaagaataaaatacctaggaataaagttaaccaaggaaatgaatgaatgacctataccctgaaaactataaaacattgatgaaagtgATAGAAGATAACAAAGCCAAAGGAAAGATatacatgctcatggattgaaagaattaatatagttaaaatgtccaaactattcaaagcaatctatatattcaatgtaatctctatcaaaataccaatagcatttttcacagaactagaacaaataatactaaaatttctagaaaaccccaaaagaccccaaatagcaaaagcaatcttgagaaagaacaaagctggaggtatcacattcTCAGATTTTGATATCCTACAatgctgtaataatcaaaacagtatggtattggcacaaaaacagatacatagatcaaaggaagagaatagggagtccagaaacaaacccatttCTATATAGCCAATTAATCTAtaacaagaatatacaatggagaaaagacaatcttttcaataaatggtactgggaaaactagacaaccatatgcaaaacaatgaaacccATGTTCCCTTTGGCAGCATTTATGCAAATTCTTGAAgtgttttattaaagaaaaagaatgaaattgcacaacttttttttttttaaagattttatttatttatttgagagagagagaatgagagatagagagcatgagagggaagagggtcagagggagaagcagactccctgctgagcagggagcctgatatgggactcgatcccaggaccctgggatcatgacctgagccgaaggaagtcgcttaaccaactgagccacccaggcgcccaacaagtTTCTTAGGttatatacaaaaacaaactcaaaatgaattaaagatctcaatgtgagacctgaaaccataaaactcctggaagataacataggaaataatttctttgacatcaaccaTAACAACATGTTTCCaaatatgtctcctaaggcaaggaaggaaaacaaaagcagacaccaaaataaaaagctcttgcacagcaaaggaaaccatcaacaaaacagaaaggcaatctattgaatgacagaaaatatttgcaaatgatatagtcaataaaaggttaatatccaaaatatataaagaacttacacaattcaacacctaaaaataatcatctgatcaaaaatgggcagaggccttgaatagacatttttccaaagaagatatacaaatggccaacagattcatgaaaagatgttcaacatcactaattatcagggaaatgcaaataaaaatgcaaatcaccttacacccatcagaatggctaaaataaaaaaggaaagaaaagaagtgttggtgaggatgtccTCTTGCAAactgggaatgcaaattggtgcagccactgtggtaAAAAGTAGGGAGATTcctcaagatattaaaaatagaaataccatatgatccagtaattcagtactgggtacttacccaaagaaaatgataacactaattcaaaaatgtgtatgcacccctatgtttattgcagcattgtttacaatagccaaggtatggtaGCAACCCAAGTgtttgcacacacatacataacaccacacacaggaatattactcagccatgagagaggatgagatcttgtcatttgctaCAGCATGGATGGGACTAAAGGttcttatgctaagtgaaataagtcagacagggaagtcaagtaccatatgatttcacttatatgtggaatataaaaacaaaaacaaatgaataaggaaataagaagcagaatcagacctataaatacagagaactgatggttgaaGGAAAAGGTCAGGGCATggataaaatgggtgaaggggagtgggagatacagacttccagttatggaatgaataggtaatgggaataaaaagtatagtatagggaatatagtcaatggtgttGAGATGGCGTTGTGTGATGACAGATGTGACTATACTTCTGGTGAccatagcataacatataaacttgttgaatcagtCTGTTGTACACTtgtaactaatgtaacattgtgtttcAACTGAactcagataaaaaaataataaaaaataaatttagcctggtgatgggtattaaagagggcactgaatggagcactgggtgttgttttttttttaagattttatttatttatttgagagagagagaatgagagagagagagcacatgagagggggtagggtcagagggcgaagcagactccctgctgagcagggagcccgatgcaggactcgacccagggactccaggatcatgacctgagccgaaggcagtcgcttaaccaactgagccacccaggcgcctggagcactgggtgttatacgcaatgaataatgaaacactacatcaaaaactaatgatgtaatgtatggtgattaacataataaaataaaaataaataaaataaaaattttaaaagtaatagtCAATAACATGAATAGATTTTCTGTAGCACATCACATATCCATACCTATTAATAACTAGTTGCTGAGGTGTTCATCTTTAGAATAGAATTATGAAGACTTATGGAATGCCCTATTTAGGAAGTATGATTTTAttgacattatatatttatacaagaAAATGTGTCCTGAAATGCTCTTGACGTACTGGGATGGCAACATCCAACTTCATATAGTATtgcatctttccttctttattttttcctcagatACTTCCTTACTATCATTACATTCTTTATGACAACTAGAGGGTGTTCTTAGACTTCTTCAATATTTACTAAACTAATTTAAGTGACCCTTTCCTACTGTTCTCAGTCCTATGAGAATAACCAACTCTATTTTTACCAGGGGTGGATAAAGATGGAAATGAATGATAAAcagttctaattatttttttcaaaaacagttttgTTCTCAATTAATTGGTAAAGCTCACCATTTATTCTATCTACCCTtctccttattattattattatctttattatctgTCATGTATGTAATGAGTCCCTCAGTATGAAATTTTTGTCTCTCCTCATTTTGACCATTTAACACCTATTTAGTCTTCAAATTTCAAATCTCTGCTCAAGTTTTACGTTTTTTACTCAATAGCTACTAAATTTCAATTTCTGTGACCTAGAGTCTCAGAATTGCATTTTGTATAAAATGCctaggaaatttttatttcaagaaaaattgaTCTAAAGAAAAGAGATTTGGATAAAGAGTCTGAAAAATCTTATTCCAATTCTGAATTTTTATGTAAGCTCTGTATAAGTTTCTGAAACTTGGGCAAATTTCTGAGCCTCattaagcctcaatttccttacaTTTTATAAAGGGGATGATAGTATCAATCTTATCattattgtgaggattacataGGGTAATGTAAGTAAAAATTACTTTGTAAATAGCTATACTAACACTGGTTGGACCTCTCAATAGCTTGGTAATTTTGACaatgtcatatgatctcactatgCTTCATTTTTTACCAGTAAAAATCAGAACCTATGCACCACATTTGGTTCTAGCAGAATAAAAGGATAGGtgtgaaaaaatttgaaagaaaatactcTTATTGGCAGATTCAACAAGCAATATCTTCTGGGGAGCTTATAATGTAAAATGGGGAACAAAATCCTGAAATGATGACTCAATGCCTACCTATCAAGTAGAAGGCCTTGTGCTAAATGTTATGAACTTTCTTTCTAATCTTTACAGCAAATCAGGTATTAACACGTCCTTTCCACAAATGAGAAGACTTAGTCTCAGAAAGTTCAAGTGACTCATTCAAGGTCAACAACACCCCAATGATGGACCTAGGGTTCAATTCTGATTCTTAATTTCATATGTATCAGAGATTTAACTCTGTCCTATTTATTACTACTCAAAACTGCTTCACATAATTCAGCAcagacattaaaaatgtaaatttcagagcattaaaaataattatgagcAGAGGCAGACTTTTATTGATTGAAAATGAATTTGGAGGTAGAAATGTATGATAGAAATGAAGTGGCTCACTCCCTAATATTCACTCTACCTGTCGCAGTGTGGTGTAGGGAATTAATCCCCGTTCTATGGGTGGCCCTGATTAGTTTATGCCTATTTTGGCAATCTCACCTGCCCCTGTCATGATTGCTTCAGGAAGCTAGGTCTAAGCCAGTCAGATTATGGCAATCTTCTTATGTTGGGTGCTGGTTCATGGTCTAGACTGGCAAAATCAGATGAAGGGATGGACACTTGTAAAGATATGCTAGTTCTTTCTCCTGTCATATGGCAACAAGAAAGCACTTAGCGTATACTATTCTTGGCAGTCAGCCTATGACTACCGTGAGCTTTAGGGTAAAACCAACATTGTAGACAAGAGTGGAGAGATGGAATCAACCTgagtctttggaaaaaaaacttGAGATACTGGATcaatcaatttaaaaatctgctttagCGTCCTGTCATGAGCCAATAAATTTCCTTACTGTTTCAGCCAATTTGAGTTAGTTTTCATATTACTTGCAACTGCAAGCATCCTAAGAGATGAAGGATAACTGAAACTCCCTTGGTTTGTGAAAGAGTAACACTGGAATACTTCTTTACCTATGCAAAGACTGGTTATATTAGCATAAATACTTGAAAAGAGGATCTTCAACAATATCTAATTATCAAATAAACCACTTGGAGTTGGAAAAAAACAAGTCAATTGGGAAAACTGACAGAACAGCTGGCCCAACTAGAAGCAAACAGCCAGATAGGCAAACACACAATGCAATGAAATTattaaagtgatttaaaattttacctgTAGGATAATGGAATGATCACTTTTGGATGGAGACTTGGAGCTTATTAAAGATGTACTATTTTAGTCAATATATTCCTATGACAATAAAGTTCAAAAAAGTATtgaaaatcaggggtgcctgggtggctcagtgggctaagcagctgcctttggctccggtgatgatctcaaagtcctgggatttagccccatgtagggctccctgctcactggagagtctgcttctccctcacccaatgaccctccccccacttgttagtgcactctctgtctctcaaataaataaaaaaatctttaaaaaaaggaaagaaaatcagagcTTTTTGGAGCAAAATTGAAAAACCTCATTTTATAAACCCATAATTAAATATTCTGTGTGTTTCTCATTGCTacactgactttaaaaaaaggaaaaagaaaaggagaaggctGAAAGGTTTGGAGATGTTaccacataaaaacaaaaccaaaaagctaAACTTGACAGCTTTGAATAATGAAGGCTGACTGGGTACCATTATGCAGCTCTTGCTATTTTCCAGCCAAAATGACTTAGGAATGTACATCACATCTCTAGGTCACAGAAAGTTCTTTAGATACTGAGGCTGGAAGGATGGGGTTTTTTAGTGAAGACTCCAAGACAGTTCCTCTGGGCTAGTACTTAAGATGGAAGagataactttattattattactatttggtGATAAAAGAGGCTAAGTAAACAAATATGATAAAATGCTGGAAAATTCAAGgtgtttttaaagagagggaaagTTTAAGATTGATCAGAGTAGCAGAAGTCTATAAAAGTGGAGAAAAGGAGATTGATGGAAGACCTTGAACACCAGGACAATGAGTTTGAACTTTGTTATGTAAAGAGTGGAGAGccagtaaatgtttttaaatgggaGGTGGACCAACACATTAGATATTATAGGGGAAGAGTCAAGAGTGGAAATGAAACATTATTCCAGCATTTCATGCTTGGATAAATTGGAAGAATAATGTTAGAATACAGGGAAAATCTGGAGGAAGATCTCAAAACTTTTCCTTTCAATTTAAAGCAATTAATTTcaattgaaataaattttgatgATAACACTGAAGTGCAGAAGTAGGAGGATGTAGTTTGGAGCCTGAAGAGTATCAAAAAGATCAGGAATAGTCATTGGATGATAGGGAATCAATAACAGTCAAACAGCAATATAGCTAACAATATTGAAATcttatatgaaatgaaaaacattactTTATAGAGGCTGAGTCAACATTGTTCAATTAAATTCTTTATGTTCCACGTTTGCTCATAACCAGAAACAGAGGTGACTGAGTTTAAAAGTTGGCATGATGGGTATCAAGGAAGTTATGTCCACCTATTGAGTAGGTAGATTTCAGGTAGGAATTGAATTAAGGGTAATTGGTGACCATACAAGTTAAGTGGAGTCCATGTGAAATTCAGGGGAAGATTCAATAAATATAGGGATGCACCTACTGCAGTAAATTAAAGCTGTTGCCAGAAAGTTCATGTCCCAAGTAACAGATCAAACTATACATGGCCAAGCTTCCAGGACACAGGTTAGGGCCCCTACAGTTGCAAATAAGGCAAGATAATAAGGTTCTGGGCTGTCAGCTGGCTGATGTTTCAACTGATAGTTCAAAAATTTGTCTCATGGACGTAAAATCTTTAGTGGACACATAAACCTTTTCTTTAGCATTCCTATTTAGTTTCTTTCCCATATACTATGTGTAGCCAGAATCCAGCATATGAATCCTTCTTTgcaattgatttttaatatttcaatcaACATTGCTTATGAAaatgagtgtatgtgtgtatgttgcaaaaaataggtgaaattatgaaaaaaaatgctaaggTATTTATAGAGATGGGAGTGCCAAGCTTCAAAGAACTGTTTTGGGCTCTGCGCATGTCCACCCAGCCGAGTGCTTCTGAGGCCGTCTCCATCCGGAAACAAACTTTTCCCTGCAGGATGGCATGACCCTGTGCGCCTCGGAGCTGGTCAGAAACAGTTTGATAGATGATGCTAAGGCCCGCTTAAAAAAGCATGATGTTGGGACCAAATATTCTCACTTGTCGTCTAACAAATATTCTGTCCTTTTACCATTGTtggcaaaagaaggaaaactccACCTGTTGTTCACCCTCCGGTCAGAGAAGAGTGATACATTGATAACCCCAGTTGTAGGATTTATAGACCACAACTTCCAGGCCCAGCCTAATCCCGATGAAGTTAAAAGTGTGTTCCTGGTGCCTCTGGAATATTTCCTACATCCACATGTCTACCACCAGCGTTACCTGACACATTATGGTCATCATGTTATTATTCATTGCTTTGAGTACACAGACCCTGGAGATGGTGTCACTTACCAAATCAAGGGAATAACTGCAAAACTTGCCCTGTTGCTTGCCTTAATTATTTTTGGGGAAAATCCCATCTTTGAAATGGAGTTTAATGTCAATGATCTGATTTCATACTCTGAAGAGATCTTCCTGAAACTAAATAAGTATGCTACAAGCAAGATATGATTTATGAGACCACCATCCAAATAGCTAAGAGGATTTCGTGTGTGCTTCTCCATAAGAACAACAGTAACACAAGCTGTCGGCAATTGACAGGTGCGACTATTTTTCCTGCAATCTGAAGGTAAAAAACCTTGCCTTTTTCCCACTTGCCCTGTATTACCTGAGAGAGCAAAAGTCTTTCAAAAGTGGAAAAATGTGTTCATAGTGTTGCATAATTTCACCCACAGCATATTTTTTTGTACACGTGTATCCAGCgcatagtaggcacttaataaatatttgttgaatataaaaaaaaaagaactgttttgTGATTGCCACTATAGGAAACTTCTGAAAACCCTATCCCACCACATTAGTCCCATATaattttttctcctatttcaCAGTGTCTGCCTTATTGACATATCGTATGACATGGCAATATATTTACTATTAAATACCTATGGTTATTGTTTATCCAATTACTACTTCATACACTGTCCATCCTTTTCTatttatctgattttaaaaatgtaattattcacTTCAGGAAAAAGAATTAGATAGTAATTTATTCATACACTTaataatttgcttaaaaatattgaggaaatatttactgtgtgccagaccctAGGGATTAAGATTACTTTCTAGGGAAGAGAAGAAGgccaatgaacaaatgaatgagatagtttcagataataataaatgcaatgaagaaaataaagtgggGTGAAGATCAGGTGGAggcaagagagaaaacattagataagaagctgaaaaataaatgataagaagCCAGCCAGCCTTATATATATTACGGGCAAGTTTTCTAGGCAGAGAACTTCAGGGGCAGAATTCCTAAGTGTTGATGAGTTTGGCACATTTGTGG from Zalophus californianus isolate mZalCal1 chromosome 11, mZalCal1.pri.v2, whole genome shotgun sequence harbors:
- the LOC113915412 gene encoding peroxisomal coenzyme A diphosphatase NUDT7-like; the protein is MTLCASELVRNSLIDDAKARLKKHDVGTKYSHLSSNKYSVLLPLLAKEGKLHLLFTLRSEKSDTLITPVVGFIDHNFQAQPNPDEVKSVFLVPLEYFLHPHVYHQRYLTHYGHHVIIHCFEYTDPGDGVTYQIKGITAKLALLLALIIFGENPIFEMEFNVNDLISYSEEIFLKLNKYATSKI